One Glutamicibacter mishrai genomic window carries:
- the rplA gene encoding 50S ribosomal protein L1: MAKRSKAYVAAAAKIDADNNVYTPVEAIALAKETAGEKTNSTVEVAFRLGVDPRKADQMVRGTVNLPHGTGKTARVVVFANGDKAEAAREAGADFVGSDDLIEKIQGGWTDFDAAVATPDLMGKVGRLGKVLGPRNLMPNPKTGTVTMDVAKAVNDIKGGKIDFRVDKHSNLHFIIGKVSFDAKQLAENYAAALEEVLRLKPSASKGRYISKATLATTFGPGIPVDPNVTRVEA, encoded by the coding sequence ATGGCAAAGCGCAGCAAAGCATACGTAGCCGCCGCGGCTAAGATCGATGCCGACAACAACGTCTACACTCCAGTCGAGGCAATCGCCCTGGCTAAGGAGACCGCAGGCGAGAAGACCAACTCGACCGTTGAGGTTGCTTTCCGCTTGGGTGTTGACCCACGCAAGGCAGACCAGATGGTTCGCGGTACCGTCAACCTTCCGCACGGCACCGGTAAGACCGCCCGCGTGGTAGTTTTCGCTAACGGTGACAAGGCAGAAGCAGCTCGCGAAGCTGGCGCCGACTTCGTTGGCTCGGACGACCTGATCGAAAAGATCCAGGGCGGCTGGACCGACTTCGACGCAGCAGTTGCAACCCCTGACCTGATGGGCAAGGTTGGCCGCTTGGGTAAGGTACTGGGTCCACGTAACCTGATGCCAAACCCTAAGACCGGCACCGTGACCATGGATGTTGCCAAGGCTGTTAACGACATCAAGGGCGGCAAGATCGACTTCCGCGTCGACAAGCACTCGAACCTGCACTTCATCATTGGCAAGGTTTCGTTCGATGCCAAGCAGCTGGCCGAGAACTACGCTGCAGCTCTCGAAGAGGTACTGCGCCTGAAGCCTTCGGCTTCGAAGGGCCGCTACATCTCGAAGGCTACCCTCGCAACCACCTTCGGTCCAGGCATCCCTGTTGACCCGAACGTAACCCGCGTCGAGGCCTAA
- a CDS encoding ATP-binding protein, giving the protein MESPERSLLVRSEQRMIAGVSGGLAAHLGIPLNYVRLGFIALTALGGVGILLYAWLWVFVPSAEEAQADEARSWGTRTRSLAEEMNRVQQGFMRTREGWEKNSSWREMLIGAGLLVLAVLALGQWAGWNIRWDLIWPSLGIIAGILLAWLQLDEQVTGAGRKKSAPLLIRLGLGLLLVIGGLLTILSGSVGVADLLGGMWAALAILVGAVVVLLPWGTRLWRDFLAERSSRQAAAQRAEFAAHLHDSVLQTLAVIQKRSDDPAAVRTLARIQERELRQWLYGNQDLDDEDVVVEVQHEASDIEQLLLRDVEVIAVGNAQGFEGQQALVAASREAMMNAAKHAPGKISVYIECTEHAVEVFVRDRGEGFELGAIPEDRHGVRESIIGRMQRAGGSAEIRSSETGTEIQLSMPRNTTQEEPQS; this is encoded by the coding sequence ATGGAAAGTCCGGAACGAAGCCTCTTGGTGCGCAGCGAGCAGCGCATGATCGCTGGCGTCAGCGGGGGACTGGCAGCGCATCTGGGAATTCCGCTGAACTACGTGCGCCTGGGATTCATCGCCCTCACTGCGCTGGGCGGGGTTGGCATCCTGCTCTACGCCTGGCTATGGGTGTTCGTGCCAAGCGCGGAGGAAGCCCAAGCCGATGAGGCCAGGTCATGGGGGACCAGAACCCGCAGCCTGGCCGAAGAGATGAACCGGGTCCAGCAAGGATTCATGCGCACCAGGGAAGGATGGGAAAAGAACTCATCCTGGCGCGAAATGCTCATTGGCGCCGGGCTTCTGGTGCTGGCAGTCCTGGCGTTAGGCCAATGGGCGGGATGGAATATCCGCTGGGATCTGATCTGGCCATCCCTGGGAATCATCGCCGGTATCCTCCTGGCCTGGCTGCAGCTGGATGAACAGGTCACCGGAGCGGGCCGAAAAAAATCTGCTCCACTGCTGATCCGCCTGGGCCTGGGCCTGCTGCTCGTCATCGGCGGCCTGTTGACCATCCTGAGCGGATCTGTTGGCGTGGCCGACCTGCTCGGTGGCATGTGGGCGGCCCTGGCCATACTGGTTGGCGCCGTAGTGGTCCTCTTGCCGTGGGGGACCAGGCTGTGGCGGGACTTCCTCGCCGAACGAAGCTCCCGGCAGGCCGCGGCGCAACGCGCGGAGTTCGCCGCGCACCTGCACGACTCGGTGCTGCAGACCTTGGCCGTGATCCAGAAGCGAAGCGATGACCCGGCCGCGGTGCGCACCCTGGCCAGAATCCAGGAACGCGAACTGCGCCAGTGGCTCTATGGCAATCAGGATCTTGATGACGAGGACGTCGTGGTGGAAGTGCAGCACGAAGCCAGTGACATCGAGCAGTTGCTGCTGCGCGATGTCGAGGTCATCGCTGTCGGCAACGCGCAGGGCTTTGAAGGGCAACAGGCCTTGGTGGCGGCCTCCAGGGAAGCGATGATGAATGCGGCCAAACACGCGCCGGGCAAGATTTCCGTATATATCGAATGCACCGAGCACGCGGTGGAGGTTTTTGTCCGCGACCGCGGCGAGGGCTTCGAGCTTGGCGCCATCCCCGAAGACCGGCACGGCGTGCGCGAGTCGATCATCGGACGCATGCAGCGTGCTGGCGGTTCGGCCGAGATCCGCAGCAGCGAGACTGGCACCGAGATTCAACTGAGCATGCCTCGAAATACTACGCAGGAAGAACCGCAATCATGA
- the rplJ gene encoding 50S ribosomal protein L10: MATPSKTAAIEEITADFNESTAAVLTEYRGLTVAQLKDLRRSLGQETKYAVVKNTLTAIAAKNAGIDAFDEQLSGPTAIAFVKGDAVAAAKSLTEFAKTNEKLVIKTGWFEGKALDQSGIAALAALESRETQLARVAAVLQAPASAAARVVEALRAKLEENGGAAAEEAPAEA; the protein is encoded by the coding sequence ATGGCAACCCCGAGCAAGACTGCAGCGATTGAAGAAATCACTGCGGACTTCAACGAATCAACCGCGGCTGTCTTGACCGAATACCGTGGGCTTACCGTTGCACAGCTCAAGGATCTGCGCCGCTCGCTTGGTCAGGAGACCAAGTACGCAGTTGTAAAGAACACCTTGACCGCAATCGCAGCTAAGAACGCTGGCATCGATGCATTCGATGAGCAGCTTTCCGGCCCAACTGCAATCGCCTTCGTAAAGGGCGACGCTGTTGCTGCTGCTAAGAGCCTCACGGAATTCGCCAAGACCAACGAGAAGCTGGTCATCAAGACCGGCTGGTTCGAAGGCAAGGCGCTGGACCAGAGCGGCATCGCTGCACTGGCCGCACTGGAATCCCGCGAAACCCAGCTCGCTCGCGTTGCTGCAGTACTGCAGGCTCCGGCCTCCGCTGCTGCTCGCGTCGTCGAAGCACTGCGTGCAAAGCTCGAAGAGAACGGTGGCGCTGCTGCCGAGGAAGCTCCGGCAGAAGCCTAG
- a CDS encoding acyltransferase family protein, whose amino-acid sequence MSNSLAPRTHAPAPRLGLLDALRFTAALIVVFYHYTAWGHEHWGTKAPEFWPVLSEFTRYGQLGVQLFFLISGFVILMSLQGKNVIGFIGSRVGRLYPAYWVAVIAAAVLSLKIWPAGNDGRTASDILPNLTMMQSAFNIQDLDGVYWTLWVELRFYILLAILLAIGLVKNKHIMWLCALWPAIGLYLHFTQLDEVQDWFAGQYAALFAAGMMLYQIYQSGHTLMRWLLLIFNTAIAAFFTGTKGRFDADYLSGLDVPAWHFQVLAVACVALLAICTLTPLKHIQAKWMAVAGSLTFPLYLFHQLWGWWIIEELHGTINKYVLLFGLVAVMLGWAYVVARFVEKPLGLPLRNATIKSLTFVAEGAKKAFSRPPLTMPEPKYQQSWHQSR is encoded by the coding sequence GTGTCGAATTCTCTAGCTCCACGGACCCACGCACCTGCGCCGAGACTTGGTCTACTAGACGCACTGCGTTTCACCGCTGCCCTGATAGTGGTGTTCTACCACTACACGGCCTGGGGGCACGAACACTGGGGGACTAAGGCCCCGGAATTCTGGCCGGTACTCTCTGAATTCACCCGCTACGGACAGCTGGGCGTCCAGCTCTTCTTCCTGATCTCGGGCTTCGTCATCCTGATGTCCCTGCAAGGCAAGAACGTCATAGGCTTCATCGGGTCACGAGTCGGGCGATTGTATCCCGCCTACTGGGTGGCGGTCATCGCCGCCGCAGTATTGTCACTGAAAATCTGGCCAGCAGGCAACGACGGACGAACCGCCAGCGACATCCTGCCCAACCTGACCATGATGCAGTCAGCCTTCAACATCCAGGATCTTGATGGCGTCTACTGGACGCTCTGGGTGGAACTGCGCTTCTATATCCTGTTGGCTATCCTCTTGGCTATCGGACTTGTCAAGAACAAGCACATCATGTGGCTCTGCGCGCTATGGCCCGCCATCGGCTTGTACCTGCATTTCACCCAGCTCGACGAGGTCCAGGACTGGTTCGCCGGACAGTACGCCGCGCTCTTCGCAGCAGGTATGATGCTGTACCAGATCTACCAAAGCGGCCACACGCTCATGCGCTGGCTGCTGCTGATCTTCAACACGGCAATCGCAGCCTTCTTCACTGGAACCAAGGGGCGCTTCGACGCTGACTACCTCTCCGGACTCGACGTCCCAGCCTGGCACTTTCAGGTACTCGCCGTCGCCTGTGTAGCCCTGTTGGCCATTTGCACGCTCACCCCGCTCAAGCACATTCAAGCCAAATGGATGGCTGTTGCCGGTTCGCTGACGTTCCCGCTCTACCTGTTCCACCAGCTGTGGGGATGGTGGATCATCGAAGAACTGCACGGCACCATCAATAAGTACGTGCTGCTCTTCGGATTGGTCGCAGTCATGCTTGGCTGGGCCTACGTTGTTGCCCGCTTCGTCGAGAAGCCGCTGGGATTGCCGCTGCGCAACGCCACCATCAAGTCGCTGACCTTCGTGGCTGAAGGAGCCAAGAAGGCGTTCAGCCGTCCGCCGCTAACTATGCCGGAGCCGAAATATCAGCAATCGTGGCATCAAAGCCGGTAA
- the nusG gene encoding transcription termination/antitermination protein NusG, producing MSDKELEPQINDEVENEFVEADSDQVDAAAEVDIDSTEAPAADAEDAQVAEADADAEVEETEVEEAGEDKVARLKEEFRSKLRRLPGDWFVIHTYAGYENRVKVNLETRIQTQDMEDFIYDIQVPMEEVVEVKNTQRKIVRRVRIPGYVLVRMELTDASWGVVRHTPGVTGFVGNAHDPNPLNLDEVFSMLEHTVVDPVEQPSASKPGRAPITEVTVDFEVGESVIVNDGPFETMPATISEIKLEAAQLVVLVSIFERETPVTLNFNQVTKIQ from the coding sequence GTGTCCGACAAGGAACTCGAACCGCAGATTAATGACGAGGTCGAAAACGAGTTCGTTGAAGCCGACAGCGATCAGGTAGATGCAGCCGCTGAGGTTGATATCGACTCGACCGAAGCCCCAGCCGCAGATGCTGAAGACGCTCAGGTTGCTGAAGCCGACGCCGACGCCGAGGTTGAAGAAACCGAAGTCGAGGAAGCTGGCGAAGACAAGGTAGCTCGCCTCAAGGAAGAATTCCGCTCGAAGCTGCGCCGCCTTCCAGGTGACTGGTTCGTGATCCACACCTACGCCGGCTACGAGAACCGCGTAAAGGTGAACCTCGAAACCCGTATCCAGACCCAGGATATGGAAGATTTCATCTACGACATCCAGGTGCCGATGGAAGAAGTCGTTGAGGTCAAGAACACCCAGCGCAAGATCGTCCGCCGCGTGCGCATCCCAGGCTACGTACTGGTTCGCATGGAGCTCACCGACGCTTCGTGGGGTGTTGTTCGACACACTCCAGGCGTCACCGGATTCGTTGGAAACGCCCACGATCCAAACCCGCTGAACCTTGATGAAGTGTTCTCCATGCTGGAGCACACCGTCGTTGACCCAGTAGAGCAGCCATCGGCATCGAAGCCAGGCCGTGCTCCAATTACCGAGGTCACCGTGGACTTTGAAGTTGGAGAATCGGTCATCGTCAACGATGGTCCATTCGAGACCATGCCGGCCACGATCTCGGAAATCAAGCTGGAAGCAGCTCAACTGGTCGTACTGGTTTCGATCTTCGAACGCGAAACCCCAGTGACCCTGAACTTCAACCAGGTCACCAAGATCCAGTAG
- a CDS encoding LuxR C-terminal-related transcriptional regulator, translating into MSTENTAQSYRVVLVDDHAIFRSGLKADLASDMHIVGEAGTVEEAIAVITETKPDVVLLDVHLPGGRAGGGAEVLKNCAQLLGSTKFLALSVSDAAQDVVTVIRAGARGYVTKSISGEEISDAVRRVAAGDAVFSPRLAGFVLDAFGSSTAVSDIDEELDLLSDRELQVMRLIARGYSYKEVATELFISVKTVESHVSNVLRKLQLSNRHELTRWAVDRKIL; encoded by the coding sequence ATGAGTACCGAAAATACCGCCCAAAGCTATCGTGTAGTCCTCGTTGACGATCACGCGATCTTTCGTTCTGGCCTCAAGGCTGACCTGGCGAGCGACATGCACATCGTGGGCGAAGCCGGAACCGTGGAAGAAGCCATCGCCGTGATCACCGAAACGAAACCCGACGTGGTGTTGCTGGACGTTCACCTGCCCGGCGGCCGTGCCGGGGGAGGCGCTGAAGTGCTGAAGAACTGCGCGCAGCTTCTGGGATCAACCAAGTTCCTGGCGCTCAGCGTTTCCGATGCGGCTCAAGACGTGGTCACGGTGATTCGCGCCGGAGCCCGCGGGTACGTCACCAAGAGCATTTCCGGCGAGGAAATCTCCGATGCCGTGCGTCGCGTGGCTGCCGGCGACGCGGTCTTTTCGCCACGCCTGGCCGGATTCGTGCTGGACGCTTTTGGCAGCAGCACCGCGGTTTCAGACATCGATGAAGAGCTGGATCTGCTCTCGGACCGCGAACTGCAGGTGATGCGCCTGATCGCCCGAGGCTACAGCTATAAGGAAGTGGCCACGGAATTGTTCATCTCGGTGAAAACCGTGGAGTCCCACGTATCGAATGTCTTGCGCAAGTTGCAGCTCTCGAACCGCCATGAGCTCACCCGGTGGGCTGTTGACCGCAAGATCCTCTAG
- a CDS encoding pyridoxal phosphate-dependent aminotransferase yields MSRISRRIGAISESATLAVDAKAKALKAAGRPVIGFGAGEPDFPTPDYIVEAALKAAADPKNHRYSPAAGLPELREAIAAKTLRDSGYEISASQVLVTNGGKQAVYNTFATLLDPGDEVIVPAPYWTTYPEAIQLAGGKPVSIFAGPEQGYKVTVEQLESVLTERTKVLLFVSPSNPTGAVYSPEQVREIGQWAASKGLWVVTDEIYEHLTYGDASFSSIATLAPELEDRVVVLNGVAKTYAMTGWRVGWMAGPADVIKAATNLQSHATSNVANVSQRAALAAVAGPLDAVNEMKTAFNRRRLAIVEGLNAIDGLHCPTPEGAFYAYSDVRGLLGREIRGVVNNTSAELAAFILEQAEVAVVPGEAFGPSGFIRMSYALGDADLAEGVERIQKLLGEAK; encoded by the coding sequence ATGTCTCGAATATCTCGCCGCATCGGCGCAATCTCCGAATCCGCGACCCTCGCAGTCGACGCCAAGGCCAAGGCTCTGAAAGCCGCTGGGCGCCCAGTCATCGGGTTCGGTGCCGGTGAGCCTGACTTCCCAACGCCTGACTACATCGTCGAAGCCGCGCTGAAAGCCGCAGCCGACCCGAAGAACCACCGCTACTCCCCTGCTGCTGGCCTTCCAGAGCTGCGTGAAGCCATTGCCGCAAAGACCTTGCGCGATTCAGGCTACGAGATCTCTGCATCCCAGGTCCTGGTGACCAACGGCGGCAAGCAGGCCGTGTACAACACCTTCGCCACCCTGCTGGATCCAGGAGACGAAGTCATCGTCCCGGCTCCATATTGGACCACCTACCCTGAAGCCATCCAGCTCGCCGGCGGCAAGCCGGTTTCGATCTTCGCCGGCCCGGAACAGGGCTACAAGGTCACCGTGGAGCAGCTCGAATCCGTGCTGACCGAACGCACCAAGGTGCTGCTGTTCGTTTCGCCATCTAACCCTACCGGCGCTGTGTACTCGCCAGAGCAGGTCCGAGAAATCGGCCAGTGGGCTGCCTCCAAGGGCCTGTGGGTTGTCACCGACGAAATCTACGAGCACCTGACCTACGGGGATGCCAGCTTCAGCTCCATCGCCACACTCGCGCCAGAACTTGAAGACCGCGTGGTTGTGCTCAACGGCGTCGCCAAGACCTACGCCATGACCGGTTGGCGCGTGGGATGGATGGCCGGTCCAGCCGATGTCATCAAGGCCGCCACCAACCTGCAGTCGCACGCAACCTCGAACGTTGCCAACGTTTCGCAGCGTGCTGCCCTGGCCGCCGTCGCCGGCCCGCTGGATGCTGTCAACGAAATGAAGACCGCATTCAACCGCCGCCGCCTGGCAATCGTCGAGGGCCTGAACGCCATTGACGGCCTGCACTGTCCTACCCCCGAAGGCGCGTTCTACGCCTACTCGGATGTCCGTGGCCTGCTCGGCCGCGAAATCCGCGGCGTCGTGAACAACACCAGCGCCGAACTGGCAGCCTTCATCCTCGAGCAGGCTGAGGTCGCCGTGGTCCCAGGCGAGGCCTTCGGACCCTCGGGCTTTATCCGTATGTCCTACGCATTGGGCGATGCGGACCTCGCCGAAGGTGTGGAGCGCATTCAGAAGCTGCTCGGCGAAGCCAAGTAA
- the rplL gene encoding 50S ribosomal protein L7/L12, with protein sequence MAKLSNEELLSAFKEMTIIELSEFVKEFEETFDVTAAAVAVAGPAAGGEAAAEEKTEFDVILESAGDKKIAVIKEVRAITSLGLKEAKELVDGAPKALLEGVAKDAAEKAKEALEAAGATVTVK encoded by the coding sequence ATGGCGAAGCTCAGCAACGAAGAGCTGCTTTCCGCATTCAAGGAAATGACCATCATCGAGCTTTCCGAGTTCGTTAAGGAATTCGAAGAGACCTTCGACGTAACCGCTGCTGCTGTTGCAGTTGCCGGTCCTGCTGCTGGCGGCGAAGCTGCTGCAGAAGAGAAGACCGAATTCGACGTTATCCTCGAGTCGGCTGGCGACAAGAAGATCGCAGTGATCAAGGAAGTTCGCGCAATCACTTCCCTGGGCCTGAAGGAAGCTAAGGAGCTCGTTGACGGCGCTCCAAAGGCTCTGCTTGAGGGTGTTGCAAAGGACGCTGCCGAGAAGGCTAAGGAAGCTCTGGAAGCTGCCGGCGCTACCGTCACCGTTAAGTAA
- the rplK gene encoding 50S ribosomal protein L11, with amino-acid sequence MAPKKKVTGLIKLQIQAGAANPAPPIGPALGQHGVNIMEFCKAYNAATESQRGNVIPVEITVYEDRSFTFITKTPPAAELIKKAAGVAKGSGTPQSLKVANLTQAQVEEIATAKMADLNANDLAAAAKIIAGTARSMGVTVEG; translated from the coding sequence ATGGCCCCAAAGAAAAAGGTCACCGGACTCATCAAGCTGCAGATCCAGGCAGGTGCTGCTAACCCAGCTCCTCCAATCGGTCCAGCCCTTGGTCAGCACGGCGTCAACATCATGGAATTCTGCAAGGCTTACAACGCAGCGACCGAGTCGCAGCGCGGTAACGTGATTCCAGTTGAGATCACCGTATACGAAGACCGTTCGTTCACTTTCATCACCAAGACCCCTCCTGCAGCTGAGCTGATCAAGAAGGCTGCTGGCGTTGCAAAGGGTTCCGGCACCCCTCAGTCCCTGAAGGTTGCTAACCTGACCCAGGCTCAGGTTGAGGAAATCGCCACCGCTAAGATGGCTGACCTCAACGCTAACGATCTGGCTGCTGCAGCTAAGATCATCGCCGGTACCGCTCGCTCCATGGGTGTCACCGTAGAAGGCTAA
- the secE gene encoding preprotein translocase subunit SecE produces the protein MTESALDSGKGKQKKGFFAQIMLFFRQVIAELKKVVTPTRSELLNYFLVVVGFVVVVMLIVTALDFVFGQGSILLFTKQVEQ, from the coding sequence GTGACCGAATCTGCTCTTGACTCTGGTAAGGGTAAGCAGAAGAAGGGCTTTTTTGCCCAAATCATGCTGTTTTTCCGTCAGGTAATCGCGGAACTTAAGAAGGTAGTCACCCCGACCCGCAGCGAACTGCTCAATTACTTCTTGGTGGTTGTCGGTTTCGTCGTCGTGGTGATGCTGATCGTGACGGCCCTGGACTTCGTCTTCGGGCAGGGTTCGATCCTCCTGTTCACCAAACAGGTAGAACAGTAA